In a single window of the Nitrospira sp. genome:
- a CDS encoding tetratricopeptide repeat protein — protein sequence MMVSITSVFLTHPSRWFSAVGTLIAVACLALIGCSTASNSKHSGASEPLPLIQKDRAVAAFRAQRFDEAAQSFMQQARAGGRDEHRAWFNAGASYWNAGQQTQALETYEQAVAVNPLYSKGHIRLTNKYASLGRLELSKKHKQHAKTIQQVTKAMLPHWDKANQLRGRGADYDYAAATIHEACAKYYDGQGLPELAGAERKLAEQSRAAGQLAKTQAGAAERQARSEAEERAFRTEVFGSLKDLTATAANVNPAFPFEPSESAGSEVRTAVAGLGALEQGFGAYADTMQMFEGKLQAQREEIRQQGQQAQAALADPKQVQLQRSAQQRTMELQKKMETMEQQAMAYLAAEGILDENETTGNQDTLDF from the coding sequence ATGATGGTATCCATAACGAGCGTGTTCCTGACACATCCCTCCCGATGGTTCAGTGCGGTGGGCACATTGATAGCCGTCGCCTGCCTTGCCTTGATCGGCTGCTCGACGGCCTCGAACTCGAAACACTCGGGTGCGTCCGAGCCTCTTCCTCTTATACAAAAAGATCGCGCCGTGGCGGCCTTTCGCGCCCAACGGTTCGATGAAGCGGCGCAATCATTCATGCAGCAGGCGAGGGCCGGGGGAAGAGACGAACACAGGGCCTGGTTCAATGCAGGGGCGTCCTACTGGAATGCTGGGCAGCAGACCCAAGCGCTTGAGACCTATGAGCAAGCCGTTGCGGTCAATCCGCTCTACAGCAAAGGGCACATCCGCCTCACCAACAAGTACGCCTCGCTGGGGCGTCTCGAACTCTCCAAGAAGCATAAACAGCATGCCAAAACCATCCAACAAGTCACCAAAGCAATGCTGCCGCACTGGGACAAGGCTAATCAACTCAGAGGACGCGGCGCGGATTATGACTATGCCGCCGCCACCATTCACGAAGCCTGTGCGAAATATTATGACGGTCAAGGCCTGCCGGAATTAGCTGGCGCCGAACGCAAACTAGCCGAGCAGAGCCGCGCCGCCGGCCAACTGGCCAAGACCCAAGCTGGCGCAGCCGAGCGACAAGCCCGCTCTGAGGCAGAGGAACGAGCCTTCCGAACAGAAGTTTTCGGATCGCTCAAAGACCTGACCGCGACTGCGGCTAATGTGAATCCCGCCTTTCCGTTTGAGCCATCTGAGAGCGCCGGTTCGGAAGTGAGGACCGCCGTGGCAGGACTGGGAGCACTTGAACAAGGCTTCGGTGCCTATGCCGATACGATGCAGATGTTCGAGGGCAAACTCCAAGCCCAGCGCGAGGAAATTCGGCAGCAAGGGCAACAGGCGCAGGCGGCGCTTGCCGATCCTAAGCAGGTGCAACTTCAACGCAGTGCGCAGCAGCGGACGATGGAGCTGCAAAAGAAGATGGAGACCATGGAGCAGCAGGCCATGGCGTACTTAGCTGCGGAAGGGATTCTTGATGAGAATGAGACGACAGGTAATCAGGATACCTTGGACTTCTAA
- a CDS encoding BrnA antitoxin family protein, with protein MPSVKTHLSLRLDEDVVEWFKRQGAGYQTKINAVLRSYVQAHSAKSKT; from the coding sequence ATGCCGTCTGTCAAAACCCATTTATCCTTACGGTTAGACGAAGATGTCGTGGAGTGGTTTAAACGGCAAGGAGCCGGGTACCAGACGAAGATCAACGCCGTTCTGCGGTCCTATGTCCAAGCACATTCCGCGAAGAGTAAGACGTGA
- a CDS encoding BrnT family toxin has protein sequence MRFEWDERKNRLNIEKHGITLSDSWQVFERPLLIRLDERKDYGEPRWIALGDLNGTVVVLVFTKRGDTIRAISMRKGNKHERQVYQNRIKTASHGLDETTKDS, from the coding sequence GTGCGGTTTGAATGGGATGAGCGAAAAAACCGACTTAACATCGAGAAGCATGGAATTACCCTTTCAGATTCCTGGCAAGTCTTTGAGCGGCCATTGCTCATCCGCCTTGACGAAAGGAAGGACTACGGCGAACCTCGTTGGATCGCGCTGGGCGACCTGAATGGAACGGTCGTCGTCCTGGTCTTTACCAAACGAGGGGATACCATCCGAGCGATTTCCATGAGAAAGGGGAACAAACATGAACGCCAAGTCTACCAAAACCGTATCAAAACAGCGTCGCACGGGCTGGACGAAACTACAAAAGATAGCTGA
- a CDS encoding tetratricopeptide repeat protein, translating to MPNPRIEPLKKVLAIDPNDDVAWFGLGKAYMDDGNFEEAAKALRQCVTVKPTYSAAYYGLAQSLQRLGRLDECRAVCATGIDVSTKNGDAMVTKNLEMLKNCLP from the coding sequence ATGCCGAATCCCAGAATTGAACCGCTCAAGAAAGTGCTTGCCATCGATCCGAACGACGATGTGGCCTGGTTTGGATTGGGGAAAGCCTATATGGACGATGGGAATTTTGAAGAAGCAGCCAAAGCCTTGCGGCAATGTGTCACCGTCAAACCCACCTATTCCGCCGCCTATTATGGACTGGCTCAATCTCTCCAGCGACTCGGCCGTCTGGACGAATGCCGAGCCGTCTGCGCCACCGGCATCGATGTCTCAACCAAGAACGGTGATGCCATGGTGACGAAAAATCTGGAGATGTTGAAGAATTGCCTTCCCTGA
- a CDS encoding histone deacetylase, with translation MGKTGLVYHPAYLEHDMGPGHPESPNRLRAIMQRLGESGTDAHLTRIEPRRAEDEWITQVHSPNYVASLNRHAPTEGRVSLDPDTLMSPGSLQAAYLAAGGALAAVDAIMAHQVDHVFCAVRPPGHHAEAGRAMGFCLFNNVAIAARYVQKKYGLARVLIVDWDVHHGNGTQHSFEENPSILFFSTHQYPHYPGTGRGTERGKGAGEGLTINAPMEAGEGDEEYHAIFLQSLVPAADQFKPEFVIISAGFDAHKDDPLAGMGLTEAGYRDLTNIVAGIAQRHAKGRILSSLEGGYNLTALAHSVDAHIQALLSA, from the coding sequence ATGGGCAAAACTGGCCTCGTCTATCACCCTGCATATCTTGAGCATGACATGGGTCCGGGACATCCGGAATCACCCAACAGGCTTCGTGCCATCATGCAACGGTTAGGGGAGAGTGGCACTGACGCTCACCTGACGCGCATCGAGCCGCGACGAGCCGAAGATGAATGGATCACCCAGGTCCATTCGCCGAACTATGTGGCGTCGCTCAATCGGCATGCACCCACGGAGGGCCGTGTTTCGCTCGATCCTGATACCTTGATGTCACCTGGCTCATTGCAGGCTGCTTACTTAGCGGCAGGCGGCGCATTGGCAGCGGTTGACGCCATCATGGCCCATCAAGTGGATCATGTCTTCTGCGCCGTCCGACCTCCCGGGCACCATGCCGAAGCCGGGCGTGCAATGGGGTTCTGCCTTTTTAATAATGTGGCGATTGCCGCGCGCTATGTTCAAAAGAAATACGGGCTTGCCAGGGTGCTGATCGTGGATTGGGATGTGCATCATGGCAACGGGACGCAGCACAGTTTTGAGGAGAATCCTTCTATCCTTTTTTTCAGCACGCATCAGTATCCGCACTATCCCGGTACCGGTCGCGGAACCGAGCGAGGCAAGGGAGCCGGGGAAGGATTGACCATCAATGCCCCGATGGAGGCCGGGGAGGGGGATGAGGAGTACCACGCAATCTTCCTCCAATCGCTTGTACCTGCAGCCGATCAGTTCAAGCCGGAGTTTGTGATCATCTCCGCGGGATTTGATGCTCATAAAGACGATCCGTTGGCCGGTATGGGGCTAACGGAGGCCGGATACAGGGATCTGACAAACATTGTCGCTGGGATCGCTCAGCGCCACGCCAAGGGCCGCATTCTGTCTTCGCTCGAAGGCGGCTACAACCTTACTGCATTAGCCCACTCCGTGGATGCCCATATCCAGGCACTATTGAGTGCGTGA
- a CDS encoding sulfurtransferase — translation MNHPFLIDTETLQAQSGKPGLVVIDVRGRAAYEFGGHIPGAVHSTWHEYSDPKAVVKGLLNPDLGRIEQILRRLGINHDSDVVIYSNPFDNWGDEGRMFWMLEYLGHPRLRILDGGWVKWTAEKRPFEHGPVSSTMGNFTARPVQALMMVKDDLKTIVKMPHPQTAVLDARSVEEYLGKEVSGIPRPGHIPSAIHLAWNGFLNKDATIKDVTIIKEMLEAKGVRPDQEVICYCTGGVRSAWLYFILKLVGYPKVSNYPGSWWEWSRDFAAPVEKDLQALQKILGFSSAPQHS, via the coding sequence GTGAACCATCCATTCTTGATCGATACTGAGACACTCCAAGCACAGTCGGGGAAGCCTGGGCTGGTCGTGATCGACGTGCGCGGTAGAGCGGCCTATGAATTCGGCGGCCATATTCCGGGAGCCGTTCACTCAACGTGGCATGAGTACAGTGACCCCAAGGCCGTCGTGAAGGGGTTGCTGAATCCAGATCTCGGCCGGATTGAGCAGATCCTTCGTCGTCTCGGGATCAATCACGACAGTGACGTCGTGATCTATTCGAACCCGTTCGACAATTGGGGCGATGAAGGGCGGATGTTTTGGATGTTGGAATATCTGGGGCACCCACGCTTGCGTATCCTGGATGGGGGGTGGGTGAAGTGGACGGCAGAGAAGCGGCCCTTCGAACATGGGCCGGTGTCCTCAACGATGGGGAACTTTACTGCTCGACCAGTGCAAGCCTTGATGATGGTGAAAGACGATCTGAAAACGATCGTGAAGATGCCGCATCCTCAGACGGCGGTGTTGGATGCGAGGAGTGTTGAAGAATACCTCGGAAAAGAAGTGTCGGGGATCCCACGGCCCGGGCATATTCCATCAGCCATTCATTTGGCATGGAACGGCTTCTTGAATAAGGATGCCACGATCAAAGATGTCACCATCATCAAGGAAATGCTGGAGGCGAAGGGCGTTCGACCTGACCAGGAGGTGATTTGCTACTGCACCGGAGGAGTACGGTCGGCCTGGCTCTACTTTATTCTCAAGCTGGTAGGGTATCCGAAGGTCAGCAATTACCCGGGGTCGTGGTGGGAATGGAGCCGGGACTTCGCCGCTCCAGTCGAAAAGGACTTGCAGGCGCTGCAGAAAATTCTTGGATTTTCCTCAGCCCCCCAACATTCTTGA
- a CDS encoding metal-binding protein SmbP: MMRRVLGSALMVFGCGLLLGAPLVNGVALAGDKHVAEAVEHARGAASHGKEGHADACVQHAEEALKHATAAGGKNPHLLEGVKHLTEAVKHGKAGHAEACTEHAEGGATHLAEVK; this comes from the coding sequence ATGATGAGAAGAGTTCTTGGGAGTGCGTTGATGGTGTTTGGGTGCGGTCTGTTGCTGGGGGCGCCGTTGGTGAACGGTGTGGCACTGGCTGGCGACAAGCATGTGGCGGAAGCGGTTGAACATGCAAGGGGCGCTGCATCGCATGGGAAAGAAGGGCATGCCGATGCTTGTGTGCAGCATGCAGAAGAAGCGCTGAAGCATGCGACGGCTGCGGGTGGGAAAAACCCTCATTTACTCGAAGGGGTCAAACACCTTACGGAAGCTGTGAAGCATGGCAAAGCCGGTCATGCGGAGGCATGCACGGAGCACGCTGAGGGCGGTGCCACGCATCTGGCTGAAGTGAAGTAA
- a CDS encoding acyltransferase produces MRVGFYQFDPQFGEVAANLDVVAAKLEQADADLLVLPELFASGYQFVSREEAQRLAEPVPDGPTVRRLVDIAKRRKMHLVAGLPERSGSACYNSAVVVGPSGFLGCYRKTHLFYEETQFFAPGDSGFLVWDIGPAKIGVMICFDWYYPEAARTLAIQGADIICHPSNLVLPNCPDSMPVRCLENRVFAVTCNRIGREARGGKDPLTYIGQSEIVTPKGVITQRAARDKEELTIIEIDPTEARNKSLNRYNDLLRDRRASLYKL; encoded by the coding sequence GTGCGAGTCGGCTTTTACCAGTTTGATCCACAGTTCGGTGAAGTCGCTGCGAATCTTGATGTGGTGGCGGCAAAACTGGAACAGGCGGATGCCGATCTCCTCGTGCTTCCGGAATTGTTCGCGTCCGGCTATCAATTCGTGTCTCGTGAGGAGGCCCAGCGTCTCGCCGAGCCGGTTCCGGATGGCCCGACGGTTCGTCGGCTGGTCGATATCGCAAAACGCCGTAAGATGCATCTTGTGGCAGGACTGCCTGAGCGATCCGGATCAGCGTGTTATAACTCCGCTGTGGTCGTTGGGCCTTCGGGGTTTCTGGGGTGTTATCGAAAAACCCATCTGTTTTACGAGGAAACCCAGTTCTTCGCGCCTGGTGATTCTGGATTTCTGGTGTGGGATATCGGGCCAGCGAAGATCGGTGTCATGATCTGTTTCGATTGGTACTACCCGGAGGCTGCCCGCACATTGGCGATTCAGGGTGCTGACATTATTTGTCATCCTTCCAACCTCGTGTTGCCGAACTGTCCGGATTCGATGCCCGTTCGGTGCCTTGAAAACCGAGTGTTTGCCGTGACGTGCAATCGCATCGGTCGAGAAGCCCGTGGTGGGAAGGATCCCTTGACCTATATCGGCCAGAGTGAAATCGTCACACCGAAAGGCGTGATCACGCAGCGAGCGGCTCGCGACAAAGAAGAACTGACCATCATTGAGATCGACCCGACTGAAGCCCGCAATAAGAGTCTCAATCGCTACAACGATCTGCTTCGTGACCGGCGTGCATCCCTGTACAAGTTGTAA
- a CDS encoding YqgE/AlgH family protein yields the protein MSTELRKGMFLIAAPGLRDPNFRQTVVLLCEHGPEGALGVIVNRPTAMSISEALPQIPVIEGAGHVLYAGGPVQTNQVMLLYRGDQFPDNAHPVFDGVCLGGDVGMVERILTAAETKEFFRAYLGYSGWGPGQLEGEMKTGSWIILPADPQAVFEKDPTRVWGDILCTLGEAYRPYAEMPVDPSCN from the coding sequence ATGAGTACGGAACTTAGGAAAGGGATGTTTTTGATCGCCGCGCCAGGCCTGCGAGACCCAAATTTCCGCCAGACCGTGGTGTTGTTGTGCGAACATGGACCGGAGGGTGCACTGGGTGTCATTGTGAATCGGCCGACCGCCATGTCGATTTCCGAGGCGTTGCCACAGATTCCAGTCATCGAAGGCGCAGGGCATGTCCTGTATGCCGGTGGTCCGGTACAAACCAATCAAGTCATGCTGCTCTATCGGGGGGACCAGTTCCCGGACAATGCTCATCCTGTCTTTGACGGCGTCTGTCTTGGTGGGGATGTCGGGATGGTTGAACGTATTCTCACCGCTGCCGAGACCAAAGAATTCTTCAGAGCCTATCTCGGCTATTCGGGATGGGGACCTGGTCAATTGGAAGGCGAGATGAAAACCGGCTCATGGATTATTCTTCCTGCCGATCCTCAGGCAGTGTTCGAAAAGGATCCGACGCGTGTCTGGGGAGACATCTTGTGCACGTTGGGCGAAGCCTATCGGCCGTACGCAGAGATGCCGGTCGACCCATCCTGCAACTGA
- a CDS encoding DUF3422 family protein, with protein MAQSGSDAFLRKLHERPHQPISEWLRAPAHVQYEAFRMSDPPTERPASRAEFQSLLERFNIPEERIELRDNFGYGVKEAENGDRLILIWQAHTEYYNYQFWHVPSSTTSTVTFGPLTFPAAPVLLAPLGTVVCRLDIILKAGALPSRDEVRGQLPGPVLYGSRIFNEQAVVVTSFTPDNHGRERYWVSVGPLQGDHSRLKDIVDAIVRIETYYHLLLMQKPLFSAAIDQVYKFEQVHLKQREIITGHIGHANSETLQRWLNSLTQDLLKTNRMAGKLHFELSASIPYDKIVHATLASLAEQPTASYRPISDYVLGGITGVAEGYQQLLRRIDTLRGGFEGIIAIIRTRIDLIVESQNLTLLQSVDETTKSQVILQHTVEGLSVIVIAYYLAGLAGYVFKGLYELGWLSNANLASAIFVPIAIGLAFLITTMSKKYLHKKLAEEQPAPNAEKSEP; from the coding sequence ATCGCGCAATCGGGTTCTGACGCATTCTTGCGGAAGTTGCACGAACGTCCGCATCAGCCGATCAGTGAGTGGCTTCGCGCGCCGGCCCATGTGCAGTACGAAGCCTTTCGCATGTCTGACCCGCCCACGGAGCGTCCTGCCAGCCGAGCTGAATTTCAATCGCTACTGGAGCGATTCAACATTCCCGAGGAACGGATCGAGCTGCGAGACAATTTTGGCTATGGCGTGAAGGAAGCAGAGAATGGGGATCGGCTCATTCTCATCTGGCAAGCGCACACGGAATACTACAACTACCAGTTTTGGCATGTGCCTTCGTCCACAACGAGCACCGTGACCTTTGGACCGTTGACGTTTCCCGCTGCCCCGGTGTTGTTGGCTCCACTTGGTACTGTCGTCTGTCGGTTGGATATCATTCTGAAGGCGGGTGCGCTGCCCTCTCGGGATGAGGTGAGAGGGCAGTTACCGGGGCCTGTGTTGTATGGCAGCCGAATCTTTAATGAGCAGGCAGTCGTCGTCACCAGTTTTACTCCGGACAATCATGGGCGAGAACGGTACTGGGTGAGCGTCGGCCCGTTGCAGGGCGACCACTCACGGCTAAAAGACATCGTCGATGCCATCGTACGGATTGAAACCTACTATCATCTCTTGTTGATGCAGAAGCCGCTCTTCTCTGCCGCGATTGATCAAGTCTATAAATTCGAGCAGGTGCACCTCAAGCAACGAGAAATCATTACAGGGCATATCGGGCATGCCAATTCGGAGACGTTGCAACGGTGGTTGAACAGTCTCACGCAAGACTTGCTGAAAACCAATCGGATGGCCGGCAAGCTGCACTTCGAACTGTCGGCCTCGATTCCGTACGATAAGATCGTGCATGCCACGTTGGCCTCGCTGGCGGAGCAACCCACAGCCTCCTACCGCCCCATCTCCGACTACGTGTTGGGAGGCATTACCGGGGTGGCGGAAGGGTATCAACAGCTCTTGCGCCGGATCGATACGCTCCGAGGTGGATTTGAAGGGATCATCGCCATCATTCGAACCCGTATCGACTTGATCGTGGAATCACAAAATCTCACGCTTCTTCAGAGCGTCGATGAGACAACGAAGAGCCAGGTGATCCTCCAGCATACGGTTGAGGGGTTGTCGGTGATCGTCATCGCCTACTACCTAGCCGGGTTGGCAGGATATGTCTTCAAGGGGCTGTATGAACTCGGTTGGCTGAGCAATGCGAATCTGGCCTCGGCGATCTTCGTCCCCATCGCCATCGGCCTGGCTTTTCTCATCACGACGATGAGCAAGAAGTATCTGCATAAAAAACTGGCGGAAGAGCAGCCGGCGCCAAACGCTGAGAAGTCGGAGCCGTAA
- the uvrA gene encoding excinuclease ABC subunit UvrA, translating to MPTPLNPNPSTNHLIIEGARQNNLKNVSLQIPHNQVTAITGVSGSGKSSLAFDTIFAEGQWRYVESLSTYARMFLDKVARPDVDRLINVRPAIAIEQKNQVRTSRSTVGTTTEIADLLRLLFAKIGKPTCPDCKQEGRAFQPDSVTDDLLTRWPDTRAMVLFPVTTPSRKEEAAFIQSLLTRGFTRLKTQDDVIDLHDSGQVKLHKSQSLHIVLDRLVIREDNRSRLVEAVETAFREGEGRCSVDIIDHGRQSYSTKFLCQSCGRTFEPLRPILFSFNHPLGACPECKGFGNVLRYDPELVIPDQTKSLAQGAIEPWSKPSSAWWQKQMLTAMRKHGVDVEIPFKALPVDQQQLLWEGAKSFDGINDFFEYLEGKRYKLHVRVFLSRYRTPFDCPGCHGSRLKSEALFVKLAGNDIHETTERTVESLAGWVDSLPLRQSEQEIASDILRQLKAKLGFLQRVGLGYLTLNRQTKTLSGGEAQRVALANQLGSRLVGTLYVLDEPTIGLHARDTDLLAGILRDLAATGNTVVVVEHDRRMIESADFLVELGPHSGEKGGEIVCAASTKEFLQDRRAITARYLRGEEEIPSPHSRRNGNGKMLVLAGATEHNLKDLSIRIPLGMLICITGVSGSGKSTLVEETLYRAVARAFRVESLPMGRFKAIKGIEHLKGIRLIDQQPIGRTPRSNPITYLKTFDEIRQLFAAEREAQQQGLTPGYFSFNAAGGRCERCEGSGVEKLEMYFFEDIYAPCEACEGKRFKAEVLKIRYRGKNVADVLNMTVEEAASFFNGTSKLQDKLQLLSSIGLGYLHLGQSATTLSGGEAQRLKIAAELKDASAKDMLYIMDEPTTGLHFEDIKKLLAVLHKLVNAGNTLVVVEHNLDVIKSADWIIDLGPEGGAAGGQIVAEGRPEQIVKVAGSYTGRFLSEVLTPKHPHT from the coding sequence ATGCCGACCCCTCTGAACCCCAATCCCTCAACCAATCACCTCATCATCGAGGGGGCTCGGCAGAACAACCTCAAGAACGTCTCGCTGCAGATTCCCCACAATCAGGTCACGGCGATTACCGGTGTGTCAGGATCCGGGAAATCTTCGCTTGCCTTCGACACAATCTTTGCCGAAGGCCAATGGCGCTACGTCGAATCCCTCTCGACCTATGCCCGCATGTTTCTCGACAAAGTGGCTCGCCCGGATGTGGATCGGCTAATCAATGTGCGGCCGGCGATTGCCATCGAGCAGAAAAATCAGGTGCGTACCTCCCGCTCGACGGTCGGCACGACGACGGAGATCGCCGATCTGCTGCGTCTACTCTTTGCCAAGATCGGTAAACCCACTTGCCCTGACTGCAAGCAGGAAGGCCGGGCATTTCAACCCGACTCTGTCACGGACGATCTGCTCACGCGGTGGCCCGATACTAGAGCCATGGTGTTGTTCCCCGTTACGACTCCCTCGCGCAAAGAGGAAGCTGCGTTCATTCAATCGCTCCTGACGCGTGGATTCACCAGGCTCAAAACACAGGATGATGTGATCGACCTGCATGACTCAGGACAGGTGAAGCTCCACAAGTCTCAATCGCTCCATATCGTTTTGGATCGGCTCGTGATCAGAGAGGACAACCGCTCTCGGCTTGTCGAGGCGGTTGAAACGGCCTTTCGTGAGGGAGAAGGTCGCTGTTCCGTCGATATCATCGACCACGGGCGGCAATCCTACAGCACTAAGTTTCTCTGCCAGAGTTGCGGGCGGACCTTTGAGCCTCTGCGGCCGATTCTCTTTTCATTCAACCATCCCCTCGGCGCCTGTCCCGAATGCAAAGGGTTCGGCAATGTGCTGCGATATGATCCGGAGCTGGTCATCCCCGACCAGACGAAATCTCTCGCCCAAGGAGCAATCGAACCCTGGAGTAAACCCAGCTCAGCCTGGTGGCAGAAACAGATGTTGACTGCGATGAGAAAACATGGCGTCGATGTCGAGATTCCTTTCAAGGCACTGCCGGTGGACCAGCAACAGTTGCTCTGGGAAGGCGCCAAATCCTTCGACGGCATCAACGACTTTTTTGAGTACCTCGAAGGCAAGCGGTACAAGCTGCACGTGCGCGTCTTTCTCAGCCGCTACCGCACTCCCTTCGATTGCCCTGGCTGCCATGGCAGCCGCCTGAAATCGGAAGCCCTCTTCGTCAAGCTCGCCGGCAACGATATTCACGAGACGACGGAACGAACAGTGGAAAGTCTGGCAGGGTGGGTGGATTCCCTCCCCTTACGCCAATCCGAACAGGAGATCGCCTCAGATATCCTTCGGCAGCTCAAGGCCAAGCTAGGCTTCCTCCAACGCGTCGGCCTTGGGTACCTGACGCTCAATCGACAAACGAAAACCCTCTCCGGCGGCGAAGCCCAGCGGGTGGCGCTGGCGAATCAACTTGGTTCTCGACTGGTCGGGACACTCTACGTGCTCGACGAACCGACCATTGGTCTCCATGCAAGAGATACAGACCTATTGGCCGGAATCCTCCGTGATCTCGCAGCAACCGGCAATACTGTCGTGGTCGTTGAGCATGACCGTCGCATGATTGAGTCAGCCGATTTCCTTGTCGAGTTGGGCCCTCATTCCGGTGAAAAAGGTGGTGAGATCGTCTGTGCAGCCTCAACGAAAGAATTCCTTCAGGACCGTCGAGCCATCACAGCCCGATACTTGCGCGGTGAAGAGGAGATCCCATCACCTCATTCGCGTCGAAATGGAAACGGGAAGATGCTGGTGCTCGCCGGAGCGACAGAGCACAATCTGAAAGACCTCTCCATCCGCATTCCCCTCGGCATGCTGATCTGCATCACCGGGGTGTCTGGTTCAGGCAAGAGCACGTTGGTTGAAGAAACGCTCTATCGAGCTGTGGCTCGTGCCTTTCGCGTAGAGTCTCTTCCCATGGGGCGATTCAAAGCCATTAAGGGCATCGAGCACCTCAAAGGCATCCGCTTGATCGATCAACAACCGATTGGCCGTACGCCACGCTCCAATCCGATCACCTATCTGAAGACCTTCGACGAGATCCGTCAGCTCTTCGCCGCGGAACGAGAGGCGCAACAACAAGGACTCACGCCAGGATACTTTTCCTTCAATGCCGCCGGTGGCCGCTGCGAACGCTGTGAAGGCAGTGGGGTGGAAAAACTGGAGATGTACTTTTTCGAGGATATCTATGCACCCTGCGAGGCCTGTGAAGGCAAGCGCTTCAAAGCAGAGGTCTTGAAAATCCGCTATCGCGGCAAGAATGTCGCCGACGTCCTCAACATGACCGTGGAAGAAGCCGCTTCATTCTTCAATGGAACGTCGAAACTACAGGACAAGCTCCAGCTGCTCTCCTCCATCGGACTTGGCTATCTTCACCTTGGCCAATCCGCGACGACATTATCAGGTGGTGAGGCCCAGCGATTGAAGATCGCCGCCGAACTGAAAGATGCCTCTGCCAAGGATATGCTCTACATCATGGACGAGCCGACCACCGGGCTCCATTTTGAAGACATCAAGAAGCTCCTCGCCGTGCTCCACAAACTCGTGAACGCCGGGAACACATTGGTTGTCGTTGAACATAATCTCGATGTCATCAAATCCGCCGACTGGATCATCGATCTCGGCCCCGAAGGCGGCGCTGCAGGAGGCCAGATCGTCGCGGAAGGACGTCCCGAGCAGATCGTCAAAGTGGCGGGATCATACACCGGTCGATTTCTGTCAGAAGTACTCACGCCAAAACATCCTCACACATGA
- a CDS encoding SUMF1/EgtB/PvdO family nonheme iron enzyme: MATIYLSSTYEDLKDFRSAVMRALCQSEYHVINMLNHESLISVAHERRFVGWPRLALWIKANQESLFVLRQAKIEANEWKDHSYDLNYLWPDERLKVNQYLAAFGDARPGVELAKDGLPDIVWIEIPREQVRLRDIGHLFTVTPFRIAKYPVTNEQFEAFLKSEDGFGNKVWWKNLEQSPKDDRLAWSEANAPLETVSGYEAVPFCRWPSAKARTSIRLSTEWEWQQAATGGDLQRDFPWPGGWDSGRCNSEESRLSHTTAVGMYPRGPRFRVYWIWQAMCGSDA; the protein is encoded by the coding sequence ATGGCCACCATCTACCTCTCATCAACCTACGAAGATCTCAAGGATTTCCGATCCGCGGTGATGCGTGCGCTTTGCCAAAGCGAGTATCATGTGATCAATATGCTGAACCATGAGAGTCTTATCTCCGTCGCTCACGAACGGCGCTTCGTGGGCTGGCCGAGGCTGGCCCTGTGGATTAAGGCCAACCAAGAGAGTTTATTTGTCCTGCGTCAGGCGAAGATCGAAGCCAATGAATGGAAAGACCACAGTTATGATCTTAACTATTTGTGGCCTGACGAGCGCCTCAAGGTTAATCAGTATCTCGCAGCATTTGGTGATGCACGGCCTGGGGTTGAGCTCGCAAAGGACGGCTTGCCGGATATCGTGTGGATTGAAATCCCCAGAGAACAGGTCAGATTGCGGGATATTGGCCACCTGTTTACAGTCACACCATTCCGTATTGCCAAATATCCAGTGACCAACGAACAGTTCGAGGCGTTTCTTAAGTCAGAGGACGGCTTTGGAAACAAGGTGTGGTGGAAGAATCTCGAACAGAGCCCTAAAGATGATAGGCTGGCATGGAGTGAGGCGAATGCGCCACTGGAGACGGTGTCGGGGTACGAAGCCGTCCCTTTTTGCCGATGGCCGAGTGCCAAGGCCAGAACCAGCATTCGTCTGTCCACTGAGTGGGAGTGGCAGCAAGCAGCGACGGGTGGAGATCTGCAGCGCGACTTTCCGTGGCCTGGAGGCTGGGATTCAGGCCGATGTAACAGCGAGGAGAGTCGCCTGAGCCACACGACCGCTGTCGGGATGTATCCACGGGGGCCACGCTTCAGGGTGTACTGGATATGGCAGGCAATGTGTGGGAGTGATGCTTAA